Part of the Mytilus edulis chromosome 9, xbMytEdul2.2, whole genome shotgun sequence genome, GCAAGAACTAGAAATCAACAAGTAATTAACATCATGATTGAATTTAGACCATTGATAAGCAAGAACTAGAAATCAACAAGTAATTAACATCCTGATTGAATTTAGACCATTGATAAGCAAGAACTAGAAATCAATAAGTAATTAACATCCTGATTGAATTTAGACCATTGATAAGCAAGAACTAGAAATCAACAAGTAATTAACATCCTGATTGAATTTAGACCATTGATAAGCAAGAACTAGAAATCAACAAGTAATTAACATCATGATTGAATTTAGACCATTGATAAGCAAGAACTAGAAATCAACAAGTAATTAACATCATGATTGAATTTAGACCATTGATAAGCAAGAACTAGAAATCCACAAGTAATTAACATCATGATTGAATTTAGACCATTGATAAGCAAGAACTAGAAATCCACAAGTAATTAACATCATGATTGAATTTAGACCATTGATAAGCAAGAACTAGAAATCAACAAGTAATTAACATCATGATTGAATTTAGACCATTGATAAGCAAGAACTAGAAATCAACAAGTTGAAAAAACATTGTATAtgaagagggtggtaaagggttatttttgtgCAACGTGATAGctgttttttatttcacgttcaacgtgtttttacttttttatttgacgttcagtcgtgcaagacgggtgcctccttcaacgtgttctgcttatttaatttttcgtgcatcgtgattttcagtcttattttgcgtgctcggtatttttcaaataaaattcaaacacttggcagggatcgtcaagaaatacttttttaaaagccgtaaaccaattatatcataaatgtgtatactaaatcgtgaatatcaagtaaaacaaagagttaatatatacaagaagacagtgactcagtcacaaaaggttcaaataacagtatttatttttcgtgcaacgttcagtacagaaattatttcacgttcgacgtgaaattatgtcttatttcacgttttttttgtGCAAGCACCCtccctttaccaccctctatgAAGGGACTATCATCTCAACAATTGTAACTTTTTTATGTGGTCTTTGGTGAAATAAAGGTACTGCTCTATTGTTTCAATCTATAGGGTTTCTACTGTATCAAATTTAGGTCTTTCGCCATACATTTTTGTGGTTTATAATTTATCGCTTTAAGGATTTTTGTATGTAATGTATCATCTCTTAGGGTTTCTATTGTACCAGATTTTATATCATCTCTTAGGGTTTCTATTGTaccaggttttttttaaatatccattAAATCTTTTTTCTTTCCATTGTGTACATTTTTaagaatttctttaaaatcaaattttttaaaacaattatttagataAAATTGCAATGGTCAATAGATTAAAAAGTTTGTATTGAGTACATCAGGTTGTTTCTACAATCACAAGCTCTGTCAAGCACAGAACAAATGACGAAATAACTGTATTTTAATGTATGATTTGTATTTACCAACCACAAAATTACGGATGAACTTGCAAACTGCAAATGTAACATAAATGGCCATGTAAGCAGACTATGGATGGTTTTCTAAAATATGTAAGAAATACATTTGCTATTGAAACCACCATTATTAAAACACTGATGGATAAAGTATTACCATCTTGTTGTAATTGCTTGGCTGCATCTTCACTTTTTTCCCATTCTCCTGTTACAAAACAGTCTTTTATCAACTCACGTACCTACAACATATATAGGACATCTATGTTAGAAgttttaaaatgtacttttaacaACAACTAAGATGTATTGCTACTCAGGCAAATAACCTGGAAGAAATTACAGGACTGCGGTCTAATATAATTTTTAGGCGAATCAAACTGAAGTAGTAGAATGTGTACATTGAATACTACATACTCCATTAATATCAACTTTACTACATGACAGATATATTTATGGTAACTGACTTAGCCTCATCTTCTGACTATTAACCTTGGTCATTTTAAATCAATTTAGGTTATGACCAGCGAGCGGGTTATGATTAACAAATATGATATTTTCCTGACACGGCTCTGAAAATGTTCCCACTCTAGATAAAACCTATATGAAGAATGTTATGCAACAATATATCAATCACTTAAGTGGTTGAATAACAGTGAAGTGTGTACCTATCCTGGATAAAGAATTGATCAAAATAACCTAACATAATAAATGAATGTATTTACGAAATTGGACTAAAGATTTTGACCTTTTTCGCCTACAGCTTTCACTCTTAGTTGGCTTAAAAACAATTACACATTATCTCcttctaattttttttgttattttttctactACAAAAGTGTGATAGTCAATAATTACCTCTTCAATGTCCCATTCTTTCCCTTTTTGGACACTAAATTTAGAACAGTCAGTACTATTTATAGCCACTCTATCTGACTGTTCTGACTTCTGTTTCAATACTTTAAATAAACCTCCCAGCTCATCGTCACTTTCATTCTCTTCTTTATCTGCATCTGGAAAAACAAATCATGTTGACTAtgattaaaatcaaatacattcTCACTACCACTATTATTTTACTGCTTTTTTTTTATCCCTGGCCTTGGCTGTAATGTTTGTAGACTTTATAATTATCGTTCATGCTGTATACTGATTGAAGAAAAGGAGAATGTTTTGGAGAACAGGAATGCCCCTGCTCAAGCTTGCATATAATACGTGAAAATACTTTTTGAGAGCAATTGATGCCACAGCTAGATTTAAACGAGAAGATAAGTTTTTTTCATGTTATAAAGGGGCAAAATTCTAGAACAGTAAATGACTCGCTGCCCCAATTCAAAAATTGTCTGAGTTTTGATTCTCAGCGTTGTTTATGAATTTTGTGTATATTAGCAGGATTTCAACATGCTAAATACATTCCTTCCTCAAACTTATTCAGAATGGAAACAAAAGTGGGAATAGAACTTCTGTCTTACATAAACTTTAGTGTTTTCTCATCAAAAAATAGAGTTACCGGTACTTTGTCTGAATTGCCACTGTTCTTCATGTAAGCTCAGAAAACTGCGGTTTCATCCACAACAACAAGTAACAAATCTACCACATGTAGAAGTGTCTAATGTTGTCACAGATACAGTCAACATATAATGACTGAGTTCATGACCCCTGCAATTTCATCACTGCTATACAAACATTTATAGTGGTTAGACTTTTGTAACCGTTTCTAATATTATCATTTTCACCAAAATTACAGGTTATATTTTGACTCTTAATCTAAAGTATCTGAAAACAGGAAATTGGTATATAACAGATGAGAAAAGTGCACACACATTACAATCCATCACTGTTGAGAAGCTGACCAGATATGAAGTCTTTCTGTTCAGTAGTATTGGAGAAATATGTGACAAAATATTTAGGAATTTGCAAGAGGAAGTAACCAACAGACAGATCCAAAAATGGCTCACACATTACCTCTCATATTTATCATGCTGCTGATTAAATATAAAAGTCATTCTGTTCAGTAGTGTTTGAGAAAACCGTGACAAAAATAAGTCAGACAAATGGACAGATATATATTGACAATGTGTCTAAAATAAAGGCCTAACACCTGGTGTGAGGATATTAAATCATTGTTCTTCATAAAAGCTCAGAATACTGCAGTTTCACCCATAACAACAAGTAACAAGTCCACCACATGTAGATATGTctaatgttgccatggatacagtCAACATGTTGTGACTGAGTTCATGACCCCTGCACTTTCATCACTGCAAAAAAACTGGGTAGAATTTTGTAACTTTCtcttttaagaaaacaaaaggaAACCCACACCCATTAATACAAGTAATACTGAAGTTAATATAATTATCTCAACTTGTTATACAGCGAATTATATTCAATTATGCACTTCTTCAGGTAGTGTTCTATAATAGTGTACAGCTTTTTTCAATATCTCTCAAGCCTTCTGGTGGAAAAAGGGGCAGACTGATAGATAGACAGACAGGGGATTTCTGTATTATACTTTATCCCCCAAACTATTTTGCaagatttatatttaaaattataatttaataccttTTCGATAGATAagttttctgtaatttattctctCCCCTTGTCGTTTCTTATAAGCTACTGCTGCTGTTGATGTCAGATTGGATTTCCAGCGTAGTAAACCTGTAAATTGAATAATATCATCATTAAAGGCAGTCATACTTTATGGGAATATAATTGTCAACATAATAAAGAAGGGTCCATGTATCTTTGTTACCAGTTGTGTTTATGATGATGTCATCAACAACTAAAATATTGCAAAACATTACAAACAgagttataaatcaaattttatgtcattgtcaaatgaataaaaataaaatatatgtattttttttaacaagagtTGTTACCCTTACATTTGTGCTGCATATGCAGTATGTTTTGTAAACTATACAAAAAAAGTAAGTTTTAGCAGAGTTATAATGTGATTAAAACAGAAGAGACTTTTATAAGGCAATCATTTTAACAAAGATATCAACagttttattcatgaaaaaataatgtgataaAATTTATCCAGAACTGTTGTATCACACAGTTATTAATTCCCTACCTGCTTCTTCCTCATTTTCAACATTATCTCCATTTCTTTCATTGTTATCAATTTCATCATCATCCTCCTCATTACTTTCATCCTCTGATTCTTCCTCTGAATTTTCACTATCTGAATCATCCATTTCATCCCCACTACCTTGGAATGTCTGTATACTATCTGATGTTTTACTTTTCTGTGAGTCCACCTCCATGTCATTAGAACTATCTTCAGAAGTATCAGAATCATCACTATCAAAACCCTCTGAAAGACTAGATTTATTTACATTGTTTGATAATTTTGAGGTATTGAGAGCTtgtgttttaacatttttattatctgaaGTTAATTTTTTATTACTTAAAGATAAGTCCTTCCCTGCTTTCGAATCACAGGCATTACTTTTTGCTAAACTTTTAGGTTTCTTGAGAAGTTTTGTTTCTTCACTTTCCATTTCTGAATCCGAGTCTCCATCTGTTTCATCAGAAACTTCATCACTTTCATCTGTGTCATCGTCCTCGTCACTGTCAATATCACTGTTTTTATCTTCTTCAGACATCATTTCATCATTATCCTCTTCCTCAGATTCTTCCTCATCATCagaactttcactttcactttcatttgactTAATTTTTCcactttttgtttctttattaacAGATTTGGAAAACAACTGAACATtctcatcgtcatcatcatcgcTGTCAGCAAATACTAGATTTTCTTCTATCTGTAAACAATTAAACTatactatataaaaataataatatcataaaacataatttatatgttaacttcatttcatgtcaatttttattatccaatcaaatcccagtatataTAAAACAGACTGAAACTCCATCTACCTATTGTTTGCAAACATCCAACCAAACATAGCAGGCAAGTTGTTCAAAGGTTTGGTTTGCATgtttttatagaagagctgtaaacgAGGTGGTAATTTTCTACAGACTTATACACAGACTTAAACAAAACAATGATATTTTCAAACatcaacaaataaacaatttttgctTAACCACACAAAAATAAGTGAATCTGCAGTACTTATGTaagaaaattgagaaaaaaaaccaatacattaAACTTTACATAACTAAAGAGAGcatggtggaaagttgtctcattggcaatcatgcaacATCTCCTTAATTTTGTACCGATATTTAGCATAGTACATCAGACAAGGAAGTTTATTATAAAGATAAGTTACCTTCTGTTTCTTCTTTGATTTCTCTTGACTGTCAACCTAAAAAGAAATATACCTAGTTGGATACATGATTTGAAACTAAGGTAAAACAACAAACTAAATATCTTTAAACGACAACCATGCAAAAACAGCTTCCATGAAGGAAACAAACAATTTCAATAACTAAGAATATGTTTCCAATATGTATATCTGTAAATTAGTTTTTCTATAATATCTCTGCTTCATGTATCTCCAGTAATTAAAGTATGGTGAATGGCAGTGACTGAGAAAGAATAGTGCTTCCTATATACACACACCTGTGTGTAAGAATTTAACAAAATATCATATTTCATAGAGAAACTATGACTTTACAGTAGTGCATTTTAAGATGCTTTCTGAAAGGATCAacatttttatcaaagtttttatgGCTGATTCAGTGCACCTCAAACATGATAGTGAAACATCCATCCTCCAATTCATACTTTCAATGTACAAAGGCCCATAGTTCTGGATCTGTAATAGTGGCAAAATAAGTGTTAAATATTTATAGCTTATCTATTACAAATAACTATctttcttgtttgattttttagGATTTTAGGACATTGTATAAATTACTTGAAACCCCCTACCAAAACTGCTTATAATAAACatttacttcaaatgttttttCTTAATGTATTAAGATTTGTTTTCCAATGGCTTTAACATTATACCTGTCCATCTTCTGAGAATGGTAGGTTGTCTGTAAACTGTGCAGGACGTCTGCTTCGACCGTCTGCTGTGATGTCATCTGACTTCTTGGTATCTTCATCATCAGGACAACCACTGTCATACCTAGTGTAAATACAAACCAGTCAATTATTTTGAGTACATTGAAAACATGCCTTGGTCATGTAATATaagtgaaaatttcaaaatttaaatttgtcgCATGAAGGGTAAACTGTTTATGTACTACATGcatatctttattttattgtaaaaaaaccaCAAACTttcttttgaaaagtttcaaatttTGTCATACCGGTAAAAGTAAGGTCATACTTTACAGTTGCTATTGTCCACATTATTGAGTGGATAGTTGCCTCcttattttttaattagtttaaaaaaaaataaaaaaattgcttCATGTGTTTTTTAAAGAATGAGACAATACTAAAAGTAAAATTCTTtagtttatttgataaatttcatTTAAGATATTACCAAttcttttgttttatcaatttacaTTTTTAGTTAACTGTGTAATTAATCCTGCAGTCTCAAAGAATAAAACTAATTGTAAGTGATCAATTAATTAATCAAGTTTCAGCACAATTATAATCAACACCCAAGCAATTATTGATCCAATTACTCAATATGTCCCATGGTAAGACACAAATCTCTCTATCAATCAACTCTGCCAAGTTCAGCTCTCTGTCAGAAGAGGAGCAattcatttcatatattttatatataaatcacaaTGTTCCAAACttcaacattaaaaataaaatcatatttgttcaACATATTAGCATTCATCAACAATTATAACCAAAATGGATAGATGTGAATCCACTCTGGCTTTAGTGGATTTTGAACAAGTAGAACAGGATGGCTATTCCTCAGGATATGAATCCACACCATCAGACTCAGAGTCATCCACATCAACTCAGAAACCCAACAGTAACAGACTGATACCTATCAGTTACAACAGGGACCCAGTCAAGATCAAAGAAAAATTGACTTACAGAAATACACAAGCTCTGATAGAACAATTGAAGGTCATCTCATCCATACCAGAACTTTGTGATGTCACATTTGAAGTGGGTTCAGAAAAGGTCAAGGTTCATGGTGTCAAGGCCATCTTGGGAACAAGGAGCAGAGTTCTGTACAATCTTATCTTAAAGAAACAGAAAGAAGCTGAATTTCAGAGAAAAGCTGATAAAAAAGACAAGAAAAAGAAAACCTCCATTCAATCAGGCAAAGTGACCATTGTTGTGAAGAAGTATGAACCAGAGGACTTCAGAAAGATCATACAGTTCATACACAGTGGTTCTGTGGACATCAACAGTTCATGTGTAGCTGGACTTTTATGTGGTGCATCACAGTTTGGTCTGGATGACCTTGAAAGAGCATGCTGGGACTTTGTCAACCATTCTGTCAAATCAGGGACCATCTCAAAGATCATACCATCTGCCAAGAGATACAGCCATCATAAAACTGGACAAAGACTCCTTGAGAAGATATTTAGTGAAACACAGCAAAGTGTTGAATTGTAAATGACTGTTCAGTGcttatttttgttatactatTAGTGCTATTATatgttatacatttttaaaaattaaacataatCCTAAtgctaaaattttatttttatttgttataaatgtttCTTGCTTACAGTTTAACAAAAAGAAGCAGACCCAGTATACACAAATGAAACTGTCTGCTGTTTTAAAAGGTTAAATATACTGAAGGGGCAAAGATTTATCAGTTGAGATTGATTTCCAAATGCAACCCTTTGTCAAAGGTTTTACCAATTGTtggcagtaaaaaaaaaagtaaaacatttatttatattcattcCTCCTTCACActtacattttaaaacattatcaAAATCAGAATAAATATCAATATGTGCAGAAGTTCAGTAAATCTGAAATGGTTTTTCTTCCTGTTGTTTTGATATAACTATGTCGTCTCAGTTAATTGTACAGTAAAATAACTAGTGGAAATGAAGAGGTTTTGAGTATAAATTTATGGCACAAAATCTCTACACAAAACAGGacaaaacaataagaaaaacaaCAGTAAGGGAAGCAAACATAATGAGACTGGATAACTttactttttagtgaaaaaaatcCTAATGCTAAatattcaattataaaatgaaccaatttgttttattaactcATCAAGTATATAATTACTGGGTCACATAACAGCATCAAGTTGTTGTTATTGATACATTCTGTCACATTGTGGCGTTGTCGTCTGCTTTGCTTTCACATTCTTCCCGTCACACTTTACACCAATCATCAAATCATTTCAAACTCCTTTCCAGGATTCAAGCAAAGGTGCACAATTTCTTTTACAGGGTGTTAAGTTGTGAATCTGCTTTTTAATTTGTAATCTGAATGGATTTGGGGTTTCACATAACAAAACATGGACAGCCAGCCATTTCTGCTTAAGAGTTTGTTAGTATGAACCTGTCAGATGGAAAATGACTCGTTTGCATGgctaatttgatttttgatttgtgAGATTTTGTGGGTACAATATATTAAAACATtgtgtcattttacttttttttttaaattgaggcgGAAGGTGACTCGCGTTCttccttgaaattttaaaaatattatcattttaCTACATGCATctataaaactttactcatgccaagtaattttttatttgaaacaaggaTAATTtctacacaatttttgaaaaatgtcaagTTAACAAAAACTTATGGCAGAAAAACAATGGAGGTATTACAATTTACAAATGTACTCCTGACAGAAACAAAGTTATATTAAATAGTGATCTTAATCAAGTAGTAatattcttttataattttaagtcttcatctaaaagaaaaaatatttgatttgatttaaagaaagtgttttctcaattaaattgttccctatttttcatgtcagggccttttatagacaACTTTACATTAGGAAtttttctcattgctgaaggccttATGGTTGCCCATAATTACTTAAatccattttatttgaactttggtgaatacTATGTTTGTCTCATtcacaattataccacatcttcttatgtttatatTGATGTGGTATAATTTGTCCCTCAGCATTTCAGTGTAATGAAGCATATTTTGCTATTATGACCTTACACCTGATAATACATCTATAACAAATGCAGGTAGTTTTCTTCatgaaaattgaatataaaaaagatgtggtacgactgccaatgagacaactctccacaagaaaccaaaatgacacagaaattaacaactataggtcacagtacggccttaacaatgagcaaagcccataccacatagtcactTATAAAAGACcacgaaataacaatgtaaaaaaatcatatataataatttcaataATAGTTAGTTGGAATAGAATGGTTTAATTATGATTCAGTAAAGCATTTCTTTCATAAGAACTTTTTTGGAGGAAGTTTTAAGACTGGACTTGAAAATGTTACTGATATCGTACTTTTCTATACTTTCTATGGATTGTATTGCCATgttgttttttcaaatttgtttatttgGGAAACAAttgaatgtttttaaatatgtttttgtagaTTTACCTGACTTTAAACTAAATTTATCTAATTCTAGTCTtccccttttttctttaaagttgcagacataaattaattaatttaagataacatttcttttttctatacACTTACTTTAGTAAGTGCAGTTTTTAAGAGTCTACCTTTATTTAATATACATATGCATGATGGCATACACAATCAGTTATATGAAAATAGAATATttcacattttatatatatgccattatttcataatttaaaatgaaatacttgaattcaaaatttgtaaatcATATATTGAAGAAAAATGATATGTGACAATATGGCAGGTAGACGTCTTTTAAGAGCAGAGAAGAAAAGTGAAGTAATCTGCAGTATTTATACGATATAATGCCCGGTAAAAGTGCTAAAAGGAAAAATGTTAGTTTATTGAGTGACTCGGAAAGTAAGAAACctacaaaaaagaaaactaaaaagaagaataaaaattcaaatgtaaacaCAGGTGAGCATGATTCAACAACAAACTCACCCAGCGGTTCCGATCGAGTACCTAcacatgtaaacataaacaaacgtAATATGAACAATCAGAATCATCAAGCACAGTTTAATCAGGCTGACCAAAACTTTATGTATCAACATGGTCCTTCATTCCCGTTGTCACAGCAATATTTCTGCTCTAGTCCTACAACAGGAATGTACCCACCACCTAGTATGCAACATGTTTCGCCTATTACTCAGTCACAAATATCACAACAGAGACCACCATGGGTGGATGAAATATTTCAACGCATGGACAAATTCCAAGAGAAACTTGATAAACTTGAACAAATTGATAGCATTGTTACTTCAATTAACGCCAAAGTTATCCGCCTTGAACAGGGTACTAAATCTCTCGATGACCGTATGGAACAGGTAGAAAAGTGTTCGCAGCACATCAGCGATAACTATGACAAACACAAGTGTGATCTAACGGAACTTAAAACAGAGGTCAATAACATTTCTAAATCTTTAAAAACTAACAGTAAGGAAGTTAAAAATGTTGGCCATGATTTTCGATCTTCTTTGTCTGatatgaagaaggaaaatgaCAAACTAAAAGAAAGTTTTCTGGACGTCCAAATGAAATCAATGtcgaacaatttgattttttacaaTATTCCAGAAACTGAAGTTGAAAATTGTCCAAATATTATACTTGACTTTTGCAAAGATACAATGAAGCTCGAAAACTCGGACCAAATTCAGCTGTCAGATGCTCATCGTATTGGTAGAAAAGGCGGGAAGACCAGACCAATATTAGCCAAATTCTCTTCATATGTACACCGTGAACTAGTGCGAAAAAACGCTAAAACATTGAAAAATTCGTCGTTTGGAATATCGGAACAGTTACCAACAGATGTTCAACAACGCAGGAAAGAACTACTACCACTCATGAAAGAACTCAGAGACCAAAATGTAAAAGCCTACTTTGTCAGGGACAAAATTCATGTTGGCGGCCAGGAATATAAACCTTAGCGGTTACCCAGAGAACATGCatacactttaaaatatttatcatggAACATTAATGGCTTAGAGTCTTGTTATGATGACAGTGATTTCTTGAACTTAATAAATAGTTATGATGTGTTATTTTTATGTGAAACATGgttaaaaaaagacattttaataaatattgaagGTTTCACTATGGTAACTTCTGttaatagaaagaaaaatatagGTCAAAGAGAAGAAGGAGGTATTgctgttttttgtaaaaataatatttttgaaggTATTTCTATTGAAAAAGAATATGATCATGGTATTGTGCTTATAAAGTTTtctaagttttattttaatttgaatgatgatttatatatatgttttgtttatataccTCACGAAAAGTCTAATTTTAATCGAATTTGTGATAATGATTTTCATGatgatatagaaaatatttttctagaatataaatataaaggtTCAGTTATTATTTGTGGTGATATGAATAGCCGCACTGGCGAGCTAAATGATATTCTTGAGACTGATAATTTAGATAAGTATATCGACTGCGTTGAGCCCGATGTATCTCCTATAATTTCAACACGATGCTCGATGGACAAAGTAATAAACGCATACGGACGAAAGTTAATACAACTATGTTACAATACAGGACTAACTATTGCGAATGGTCGTCTCGGTAATGATTCTCTTGGATCTTATACTTTTTGTACATCTAGGGGTCAAAGTGTAAATGATTACTTGCTGGTTTGTCCCGAAAATTATGATATTATCAAGAACTTTGGTGTAATAGACTTTAATGAATTTTCTGATCATGCTCCTTTATCATACGAGATATGTCTAAATAACAATATTAAGTGCAACAGTTTGCCTAGTAATCACAAATACCTTAAATGGGACTCTAGTAAAAACCAAGACTATATTCAACTGCTATCACAACATAATGAGATACTTAGTTCGTTGGTTAGAAACATGAATAGTGCCGATGATGTTAATAATGCAGTAAGGGAGATAAACCGTATTTTATATGACAGTgcttttgctgtttttggtaaaACTGTACATAAACGTAGCGCAACATATGTGAAACGTCATGACAACGATTGGTTTAACTAAAACTGTGCTTCTGCGAGACGAGACTTTAACTCTGCTAGAAATTTTTATCAACGTCATCCAACTGATGCTAATCGCCAGCATTTTATTTTAGCTCGAAACAAGTACAACCGAACAAAACGGTTGGCGGTGACCAACTATAAGCGAGCTAAAGGTCAGGAACTCTGCGAATTTGCCAAATCTGACCCTCGAAAATTTTGGTCGGCATTCAAAccaatgaacaaaaataaatgtcTTGCTGACAGTGACTTACTTATTAAACATTTCGAACAGTTACTTGGTGGAAACCCTCCTGACATCTGCGAAGAAGTTATAAATTTGATTGAATCTAACTCGTTTTTAAATGACATTGTTATAGATTCGCTGGATACTGAAATATCCGAAGATGAAATTTTGCAGTCTATCTCAAAACTTAAAACTGGAAAAAGTGCGGGAAGTGACAGTATtattaatgaaatgtttattgCCGGGCCGAACTTTTTTGCTCCGATTTTGAAAAtgctatttaatttcatattcaaTAGGGGAATTTTCCCTGATTTTTGGACAGAAGGAATCCTCATAACAGTTCCAAAAAGTGGAGACTTATCTGACCCAAATAATTACCGTCCTATAATTTTAGTTAGTGTGATGTCAAAAATTTTTACATCTATTTTGACTAACAGATTAATCAATTGGGCCGATGACGAAGAAAAGCTTATCGACAACCAGTTCGGATTTCGACCAAACCGGTCAACTGTTGATGCCATATTTATTTTACATGGAATCATATCACACATATTACATCAGAAGTCTAAAGTTTATTGTGCTTTTGTCGATTTCCGCAAAGCCTTTGATAAGGTAATTCGGAGAATTCTCTGGTACAAGTTATTACAAAGTGGAGTTAGTGggaaatttataacaattattaaagcAGTATATGAAACCGTGCGTCTACGAATTAGAACGAAAGATGGCTTATCTGATGCGTTTGTAAACTTTCTTGGAGTGAAACAAGGGGAACCACTCTCTCCTCTCTTGTTCCtattttt contains:
- the LOC139487574 gene encoding serine-enriched protein-like; this translates as MDRCESTLALVDFEQVEQDGYSSGYESTPSDSESSTSTQKPNSNRLIPISYNRDPVKIKEKLTYRNTQALIEQLKVISSIPELCDVTFEVGSEKVKVHGVKAILGTRSRVLYNLILKKQKEAEFQRKADKKDKKKKTSIQSGKVTIVVKKYEPEDFRKIIQFIHSGSVDINSSCVAGLLCGASQFGLDDLERACWDFVNHSVKSGTISKIIPSAKRYSHHKTGQRLLEKIFSETQQSVEL
- the LOC139487573 gene encoding myosin heavy chain, clone 203-like, producing MPGKSAKRKNVSLLSDSESKKPTKKKTKKKNKNSNVNTGEHDSTTNSPSGSDRVPTHVNINKRNMNNQNHQAQFNQADQNFMYQHGPSFPLSQQYFCSSPTTGMYPPPSMQHVSPITQSQISQQRPPWVDEIFQRMDKFQEKLDKLEQIDSIVTSINAKVIRLEQGTKSLDDRMEQVEKCSQHISDNYDKHKCDLTELKTEVNNISKSLKTNSKEVKNVGHDFRSSLSDMKKENDKLKESFLDVQMKSMSNNLIFYNIPETEVENCPNIILDFCKDTMKLENSDQIQLSDAHRIGRKGGKTRPILAKFSSYVHRELVRKNAKTLKNSSFGISEQLPTDVQQRRKELLPLMKELRDQNVKAYFVRDKIHVGGQEYKP